In a single window of the Vicugna pacos chromosome 8, VicPac4, whole genome shotgun sequence genome:
- the GPR6 gene encoding G-protein coupled receptor 6: MNASASSLNESQVVAVAAEGAAAAATAAGARDTVEWGPPAAAAALGGGGAANASLELSSQLPAGPPGLLLSAVNPWDVLLCVSGTVIAGENALVVALIASTPALRTPMFVLVGSLATADLLAGCGLILHFVFQYLVPSETVSLLTVGFLVASFAASVSSLLAITVDRYLSLYNALTYYSRRTLLGVHLLLAATWTVSLGLGLLPVLGWNCLAERAACSVVRPLTRSHVALLSATFFAVFGIMLHLYVRICQVVWRHAHQIALQQHCLAPPHLAATRKGVGTLAVVLGTFGASWLPFAIYCVVGSHEDPAVYTYATLLPATYNSMINPIIYAFRNQEIQRALWLLFCGCFQSKVPFRSRSPSEV; this comes from the coding sequence ATGAACGCGAGCGCATCTTCGCTCAACGAGTCCCAGGTGGTGGCAGTGGCGGCCGAGGGTGCGGCGGCAGCGGCCACAGCGGCAGGAGCGCGGGACACAGTTGAATGGGGGCCCCCTGCAGCGGCAGCGGCGCTGGGGGGCGGCGGCGCAGCTAATGCGTCGCTGGAGCTGTCTTCTCAGCTGCCAGCGGGGCCACCAGGGCTGCTGCTGTCGGCAGTGAACCCATGGGACGTACTGCTCTGCGTGTCGGGGACGGTGATCGCAGGTGAAAATGCGCTGGTAGTGGCGCTCATCGCCTCCACACCAGCTCTGCGCACGCCCATGTTCGTGCTGGTGGGCAGCCTGGCAACCGCGGATCTGCTGGCGGGCTGCGGTCTCATTCTGCACTTCGTGTTCCAGTACCTGGTGCCCTCGGAGACTGTAAGCCTGCTCACTGTGGGCTTCCTCGTGGCCTCCTTCGCGGCCTCAGTCAGCAGCCTGCTGGCCATCACGGTAGATCGTTACCTGTCTCTCTACAACGCGCTCACCTATTATTCGCGACGGACCCTGTTGGGTGTGCATCTCCTGCTCGCCGCCACCTGGACGGTGTCCCTAGGCCTCGGGCTGCTGCCGGTGCTCGGCTGGAACTGCCTGGCAGAGCGCGCCGCCTGCAGCGTGGTGCGCCCGCTGACACGCAGCCACGTGGCGCTGCTTTCCGCCACCTTTTTTGCTGTCTTCGGCATCATGTTGCACCTGTACGTGCGCATCTGCCAGGTAGTCTGGCGTCATGCGCACCAGATCGCGCTGCAGCAGCACTGCCTTGCACCACCCCACCTTGCCGCCACCAGAAAGGGCGTGGGTACGCTGGCCGTGGTGCTGGGCACTTTCGGTGCCAGCTGGCTGCCCTTTGCCATCTACTGTGTGGTGGGCAGCCATGAGGACCCGGCTGTCTACACCTACGCCACCCTGCTGCCTGCCACCTACAACTCCATGATCAATCCTATTATCTATGCCTTCCGCAACCAGGAGATCCAACGTGCCCTGTGGCTCCTGTTTTGTGGCTGTTTCCAGTCCAAAGTGCCCTTCCGCTCCAGGTCCCCCAGTGAGGTCTGA